The genomic window GAAAACTCGGCCTCTCGAGCGGCGTGATCGACGGGTGGGCGTTTGCCCGACCGCAATCGCAAGCGCTCGGTGCGATGGACGCGGATTTCAGCCACGACATCAACATCTTGCCCCAGATGGTCGCGGCGCTGGAGTCGGGCAAGTATGGTTTGGCGATCGGCAGCCGCTATGTCGAGGGCGGTGGAATCGTCAATTGGCCCAAGCGGCGCATCATTACCTCGCGCGTAGCCTGTGCTCTCGCACGCCCGCTCACGCCCGTGAAGGATCTCACCAGCGGTTATTTTCTGGTCAAACGCGAAGCGCTCGAAGGGGTCAAACTCGATCCGATCGGCTTCAAGATCGGGCTCGAAGTGATCGCCAAGGCGCACTACGGACGCGCGATCGAAATCCCGTATGTTTTTACGGACCGCGTCGTAGGTGAGTCGAAGCTGAATCAGAACGAAATATTCAACTACCTCAAGCAATTGCGAAAGCTATACGCCGCTCGGTTTCTTCCGGGGCAACAATAGGTCAGCAACAAACGATGTCGATGATTCCCGACTGGCTGCGCAGCCGTCGCAGCAAGAACTCCGACGGACGCGACGCGGCGCTCTGGACCAAGTGTCCGGTTTGCGGCGAAGTGCTCTATCGGCGCGACCTCGCGGCGAATCTCGACGTCTGCACCAAGTGCGGCTACCATTTCCGCATGAACGCCTACGATCGGATCAACACGCTGATCGACGGTGATTTCACCGAGATCGGTGCGGAGATTCTTCCCGGCGATCCGCTCGGCTGGGTCGACAAGAAAACCTACCCGGTCAAGCTCGCCGGCGATCGCGAGAAGAGCGGCATTTCGGAAGGCGTGGTGTGCGGTATCGGCGCGATCGACGGGTTCGAGATCGCGCTTGGGGTCATGGATTTCCATTTTCGCGGCGGCACGATGGGCACGGTCGTCGGCGAACGCGTCACGCTCCTATTAGAGGAAGCGCGCCGCCGCAAACTGCCTTGCATCATCTTCACGGCCTCGGGCGGCGCGCGCATGGAAGAAGGCATGTTCGCCCTGATGCAGATGGCCAAGACCACCGGCGCCGTCGCACGCCTCAAAGAAGAGGGGCTGTTCTTCGTGACCGTGCTGACCGATCCGACGACCGGCGGCGTCTCCGCCTCGTTCGCGTTCGAAGCCGACGTGATTCTGGCCGAGCCCAAGGCGATGATTGGGTTCGCGGGCCGCCGGGTGATCGAGCAAACGATTCGCCAGAAGCTGCCGGACCAGTTTCAAACCGCGGAGTTCTTGCTCGAACACGGTCAGATCGACATGGTCGTCGACCGGCACGATCTCAAGCGCACGCTGGTGCGCTTGCTCGAATACGCGCGCGGCGCGATCGGAGCAAGCCCGTGAACGGGAACGTGATCGTCGAGCGCGAGCGCGGTTTGCTCGAAGTCGAGCGGCGAATCGCCGACCTGCGCAGCGCCAACCTCAATCAGCCGGTCGATTTTTCAGCCGAAATCGCCGCGCTCGAGCAAAAATACGAAAGCCTCCAACGCGAACTCTTCGGTTCGCTCACGCCATGGGAGAAGGTCCACATGGCGCGCCACCCGAGCCGTCCGACCTCGCTCGATTTTATCGGGCAGTTCGACCGGTTCGACGAGCTGCACGGCGATCGCGAGTTCCGCGACGATCCGGCGATCGTCGCCGGCTTTGCGCTCTTGCGCGGGCGCGCGCTGATGGCGATCGGGCAGCAGCGAGGCCGCGACACGAAGGAGAATCTGCGCCGCAACTTCGGCATGGTCACGCCCGAAGGGTATCGCAAGGTCCAGCGGCTAGCACACATAGCCTCGCGTTTGGGTCTGCCGATTCTGACGTTCATCGACA from Candidatus Baltobacteraceae bacterium includes these protein-coding regions:
- a CDS encoding polyprenol monophosphomannose synthase, which codes for MPKLPFSIVVPTYNEAGGIERLLRAVNEVFTKHDLDGEIIVVDDNSPDGTGAIVDRLAAELPVRCLHRPGKLGLSSGVIDGWAFARPQSQALGAMDADFSHDINILPQMVAALESGKYGLAIGSRYVEGGGIVNWPKRRIITSRVACALARPLTPVKDLTSGYFLVKREALEGVKLDPIGFKIGLEVIAKAHYGRAIEIPYVFTDRVVGESKLNQNEIFNYLKQLRKLYAARFLPGQQ
- the accD gene encoding acetyl-CoA carboxylase, carboxyltransferase subunit beta, with translation MIPDWLRSRRSKNSDGRDAALWTKCPVCGEVLYRRDLAANLDVCTKCGYHFRMNAYDRINTLIDGDFTEIGAEILPGDPLGWVDKKTYPVKLAGDREKSGISEGVVCGIGAIDGFEIALGVMDFHFRGGTMGTVVGERVTLLLEEARRRKLPCIIFTASGGARMEEGMFALMQMAKTTGAVARLKEEGLFFVTVLTDPTTGGVSASFAFEADVILAEPKAMIGFAGRRVIEQTIRQKLPDQFQTAEFLLEHGQIDMVVDRHDLKRTLVRLLEYARGAIGASP